One genomic segment of Naumovozyma castellii chromosome 9, complete genome includes these proteins:
- the PAC10 gene encoding tubulin-binding prefolding complex subunit PAC10 (ancestral locus Anc_3.134) produces the protein MDTLFNSTKTNPRGIPSAPFVEKVEDFIKDPNDFELCFNKFQERLSKYKFMQESKMATVRQLKTRIPDIDNTLKICHTLQLQEDGTLETNYQLNDTLFTKAVIQTGEDLKVGLWLGADVMLEYPLDEAIELLEKKLADAKENLEVCTEDVEFLRENITTMEVNCARLYNWDVERRQALKKAEEGTKQLKI, from the coding sequence ATGGACacattattcaattctaCAAAAACAAACCCTAGAGGTATTCCCTCGGCACCCTTTGTGGAGAAAGTGGAGGATTTCATAAAGGATCctaatgattttgaattatgCTTCAATAAATTCCAGGAACgattatccaaatataaattCATGCAGGAATCTAAAATGGCTACGGTGAGACAATTGAAGACCCGAATCCCTGATATTGATAAcactttgaaaatttgtcACACTTTACAATTGCAAGAAGACGGAACGTTAGAGACGaattatcaattgaatgacACGTTATTTACTAAAGCTGTCATTCAGACGGGAgaagatttgaaagttGGATTGTGGCTCGGTGCGGATGTTATGCTAGAGTACCCATTAGATGAGGCTATTGAACTACTGGAGAAGAAGTTAGCTGATGCGAAGGAGAATTTGGAAGTTTGTACGGAAGATGTGGAATTCTTGAGAGAGAACATCACAACTATGGAAGTAAATTGTGCCCGATTATACAATTGGGACGTCGAGAGGAGACAGGCCCTAAAGAAGGCAGAAGAGGGTACCAAGcaattaaagatttaa